The Bacteroidota bacterium DNA window CGCTATGGACCGCTTGGCGGTGGCGCCCGGCAGCGTGATGAGCACCACGGCCAGCACCAGCACCACGATGGCGACGAGCATCAGTCCACTGACCGCCTCGTCCAACAGCGCCCAGCCGAGCACCACCGCTACGACCGGGTTGACGTAGGCGTAGGTCGCGACTTTGGCCGGGGTCACGTTCTGCAACAGCCAGACGTACGCGCCGAAGCCGATGAACGAGCCGAACACGACCAGGTAGGCCCACCCCAGAAACGACGCCTGCGTGACCGCCGCGAGGTCGAGGGCGCGCCCCTCGCCGAGGAGCAGCCCGACGAGCACGAGGCCGCCGCCGCCGCCGGCCATCTGCAGCGCCGTGGACATGAACACGTTCTTCGGCAAGTCCGCCGTCCGCGCATGGACGGAGCCAACCGACCACGAGAACGCACCCATCAGGATGACGAGCATCGGGACGAGCGGATGGTTCGCGTCGGAGAGCGTGCGTGGACCGACCAGCAGCACGATGCCGAGGCCGCCGAGCGCGAGGCCGAGCACGGTACGCCAGGTCGGGCGCACGGAACGCTTCCAGAGCCAGTCGAGCGCGACCATGAAGAGCGGCACGGTCGTGACGAGGAGCGCGGCCATGCCGGAGGTGACATATTGCTGCGCCCACGCCACGCTACCCGTGCCCAAGCCCAGCAGCATGCAGCCGATGCCCGCAGCCGCCCATCGCTGTCGCACGGGCGGCAGTGCCTCGCCGCGCAGCCGCAGCCACCCGAGCAACACCAGCCCAGCCACGGCGAAGCGCGAACCAATCATCAGCAGCGGCGGGATCGTGTCGATGGCGACGCGGATCGCGAGGTAGGTCGAGCCCCAGATGAGGTAGACCGCCGCGAACGCGGCAACGGTGCGGTAGACCAGGCGCGAGTGGTCAGAGGGGATCGGCATGGCAATCCTCGGACGTGGGAGCGGAGAGGGGCGGCGAAGTGAAACCAACGCGTGGCATGCTACGTCCTGCGATAAGGTCCATTGATTGTTTTTATCACGATCATCATTGATCCTTATGGCCTTCGACCTTCCCACGGATCACCTCCGCACCTTCGTCACCATCGCCGACTGCGGGAGCTTCACCAAGGCCGCCGCGCTGCTGCACCGCACGCAGCCTGCCGTGAGCATGCAGATGAAGCGGCTCGAAGAGCAACTCGGCACGCCGCTGCTCACTCGCCGGGGCCGCCAGACCACGCTCACCGAGGCGGGTGCGCTTCTGCACGACTATGCCCGGCGCATCCTCGACCTCAACGAGCAGGCGGTGCGCAAATTCGCCGCCGTCGAGGCCGAGGGCAACGTGCGCATCGGCATCTTCGAGGAGGTCGCGCTCGGCCCGCTCGTGGACCTGCTCACGAAGTTCGGCGCGCTCTGCACGAAGATCCACCTGGAACTGGTCGTCTCCACGAGTGCCGACCTCGCCCGCCGCATCGAAACAGGCGAGCTGTGCCTCGCCGTGGCGAATGCGAGCTACGCGAGCGGGGACATCGAGACGCTGTGGCACGAGCCCTACGTCTGGGCGTGCAGTCCGCTCTTCGAGGGCGCAACCGCCGACCCCGTCTCCATCGTGACGGAGCCACTCACGACGGGCTGCTCGTTGCGGGACGGGTCGCTGCGGCGGCTGGAGGCGAGCGGCCGGCCGTGGCAGGTCGTCTTCAGCAGCGGTAGCCTTGCCGCCGTCCAGTCGGCCGTGCGTGCCGGTCTCGGCGTCGGCTGGCTCCCGAAGAGCGCCGTGCTGCCCGAGTTTCGCATCCTGGGCGAGGCGGAGGGCTTCCCGAAGATCGGGGCTGCCCGGATTGGCCTCTACCGGAGCGCGAAGTCCGACTCCGACGCCGCGCGCGTCCTCGCCGAATTCCTGTGCGAGCACCTACGCCAGCCCGGGGACACGCTCGCCTTGGCATCCTGAGCGGGTCGACCTGAGCAAGGCGACGGGAATTGGGATCGGAGGAAAGCGCCGGGGTTTCGATCTTCGCCCCTCGTTCCGTACGAGCCGCTGCTGGTACCTAAAGCCTACTCGCGCATGATGCCGATCCGTTCTCTCCTAGTGCTCCTGAC harbors:
- a CDS encoding EamA family transporter; amino-acid sequence: MPIPSDHSRLVYRTVAAFAAVYLIWGSTYLAIRVAIDTIPPLLMIGSRFAVAGLVLLGWLRLRGEALPPVRQRWAAAGIGCMLLGLGTGSVAWAQQYVTSGMAALLVTTVPLFMVALDWLWKRSVRPTWRTVLGLALGGLGIVLLVGPRTLSDANHPLVPMLVILMGAFSWSVGSVHARTADLPKNVFMSTALQMAGGGGGLVLVGLLLGEGRALDLAAVTQASFLGWAYLVVFGSFIGFGAYVWLLQNVTPAKVATYAYVNPVVAVVLGWALLDEAVSGLMLVAIVVLVLAVVLITLPGATAKRSIAEAPPDDARSVSASLSSDAIPARAESRYEPPASPKPASTERCASMLRVAPAVAD
- a CDS encoding LysR substrate-binding domain-containing protein, which produces MAFDLPTDHLRTFVTIADCGSFTKAAALLHRTQPAVSMQMKRLEEQLGTPLLTRRGRQTTLTEAGALLHDYARRILDLNEQAVRKFAAVEAEGNVRIGIFEEVALGPLVDLLTKFGALCTKIHLELVVSTSADLARRIETGELCLAVANASYASGDIETLWHEPYVWACSPLFEGATADPVSIVTEPLTTGCSLRDGSLRRLEASGRPWQVVFSSGSLAAVQSAVRAGLGVGWLPKSAVLPEFRILGEAEGFPKIGAARIGLYRSAKSDSDAARVLAEFLCEHLRQPGDTLALAS